The nucleotide window CAAAGCAGGGAAGGGGGATATATTTTTAGTGATGGCTCCTTATAATCGATGATGGAATTGGCTTAGCATTATCCATTGATAATTGTAGAAGCGAGATGGTCTTGACCCAGTCGACAATACCAATCCTCCTATGGTTCTGGGAGAATAAGGAAGAAGGGAAAGCCTTCCTATACCATGCAGTGGGGAAGGATTCCGTCAACCATGTTGAAGGGAATCTTCAATTGAGGAAAGACATGCAGATGGCCTGGTATGGGTGGCAACATCACTacaaaggggagagggaaactagggaatggagttgaggggggaatcATTTGTCATGGCAGTTAAAGGATTAAGTAAATTTTGACTGGAAGCTTCATGCCCAAAGTAGATTATAGAGAAGTCAAGGAATGAAGTGAAAGGGTCGAGGCAGAAGAATTGAAGGCAAGAGGCATGAATATGAGCAAAGTTGTGGAAATGTTCTACTTCGGAGCAAGATTAAGAaagatgcagcacaaaaacatgTTGGTCAGCCTACCAAATCAGTACCGACCatcaatgcaggctcgaagggccgaatggcctactcctgcacctaatttctattactCAAAGAATAATCCTACATGGACCCTATTGGTTTAAAAAATCCAACATTCTCTCACTCACCTACAAATTAAGTTTACAACagcacatctttgtaatgtgggaggaaaccagagtacccggagaagacccacaaggtcacagggagaatgtgacacAGGCAGACCCAATGTCAAGATTTAATCTAGATTCGCCCCTGCTAGTTATGctactgtgctgctgcaagccacAAGTGGACATACACAACAGAAAgcccaaactactggaggaacataGAAGTCAGGCAACAACTGGATCTCACATTCACCATTTCTAACAAACGGAATACAAGGCTTCACATGCAGAGCGCTGTTGCAGGGACGTGAAACATTGACTATCACTTTGTCTCAaccgatgctgcctaacccgctgagtacaAGTAgtttgaacaaaaaaaaatgctggacgaactcagcaggtcagacagcatctgtggagggaatggacaaagttttggttgggacccttcttcagcctttgaATAGGGGCCCTGATCCAAAATgttctctgtccattccctcttcagatgctgccttaccagctGTGTTCTTCCAACACTATATTTTACTCAAGCTTCCAGCAATTGCAGTCTCTATTGTCTCTTCAAATagacaatatttttttttccacattacagcacctgtagtctcttGTTTCTGGCAAGTACACCAAAGTTTTCTAACTTAAAGGAAAAAATGCCGAGTCAAACAGTCATCTTTTGCACAAAACCTCTGAAGCACGGACCACAAGTTGCTTTTCAGACCAATGCCAGAGCTCAGTGATGCTGCTTTGGAACCACTGTGAATGGAGCTAACTTTGTAATGTgcactttattaaaaaaatatcagaTCAATAAGAAATATTTTCAGAAAAAGCATTTAGAAATTACCATTAAATGATAGATGGCAGAAAATTATTCTTGCCTGTGTAATGGTGCTTTCCAAGTCACCGAGCTGGTCATTGAGAACAACAAGTTCTTTCTTCATATCTCTCTCACTATCAGACAGCACGGGAAGATGTGAATTAAAACTGTGCAAAACTTTCTTCACCCTGTAAAgtggaaaatattaaaaataatctttTTGCAAAAAGACTAAACAGGTCTACTCAATTTGTGATTTTCACGAAAGTGCAGTTCAAATGAGGTTCTATTCTTGACATACCTTTTCATCACTATTTCTTGGTTGTATTTTACCCCCTCatatttgccagccagttcttctgccatttcctgcaGAAGTTTTCTGTTGAAGAGAGTTAACAGTGGTCAGGACCTCCACAGCTTGACAACCATTTTCAAAAAGATGTTCTACTTCATGAAAAATTGTTGATCATGATCTCAGTCAAATCAAACTATCTGTCATGTTAAattcaatcaatattttaaacaaaTATCTCAATATATTGATATCCATCCTGGCACACAATGGGCTTCTCAGACTTTTAACGCTTTGGCACAGCTATATTATCAAACTGGATATTATGATTCATGTCAAGGAGATCAAGACATCCTGCTCAGATCCCTCAATTAGCCCACTACTTATAACCAAGCCTTACAGTTAAAAAAATGTCTGTGACTTAAACAAACGAGGCAGCAGGATACTATTCACTGCCCCTCATATTGAGTGGTATATAAATGCGTTCAGTTTTGTGTCACATACTTACCTCTCATTGATGCACTGTTCAAGATCAAACTTCTGCTTATTCTTCTGACTGGTTAAAAGCTTCACCCTGGAATACATAAATATGCATGGTAGCCTCACTCACAAATTGCATCAGTCTAGTTCGTAATTTGAACACTCagaaatgaaggaggctgcagaaaatggACTTTTGCCCAGTCTTTCACATGTACTGACTtcatcatcaaagggatctactggAGGCACGGCCTCAAAAATGCAACTAATATCAAGAACCTACACCAGTCTGGCAATGCCCTCATCTCACTACTATCATTAGGAAGATTGGGTATAAGCCTGAAAACAGTGGCCTCCAGGTTTGattacagtttctttccagcaactatctgtttgtacggagtttgtacattctccccgtgacctgcatggattttctccaagatctatagtttcctcccacactacaaaagacgtacaggtttgtaggttcattggcttggtaaatgtaaagatcgTCCCCAGTGGGTGCAGGACAGTGTTAaaatgcgaggatcgctggtcagcgtggacccggtgggctgtaaGGCctttttttgtgctgtatctctaaagtaaaatatcaggctcttgaacactcaacaatactaaccacaaccctacccaGCTTCTCTGATCTGCTATGGACTTTGGTTTGGTTGCACAAAGTAATTTATTTTTGCTGTGTTACGCTCTGGCTACCCAGTGTTACTGATTAtcaatttattttattaatgATTATTGTAGGTCTATTTGTGTGAGATTGCATTAATGAGAATGAAAGCTGCCATATGCATGCCAATAAACACTCTTGCATTGACAAAATTGAGGACAATGGATTATTAGAGCACGGAAAGTATTTGATTCATAGAATTCCCTGTAGATCAGTAGCCTTTTGGCCACCTCCATCAATTCACAATAAGAGTACTTGTCGGGGCGGGGTGGATGGTCTGGAGTCAGGTGAAAGAATATCTGGATCAGTGGCAGAAACAGTTGAGTCAGCATTCATAAAACTGAAGGAAGAAAATTAGCACCAGAGAGGAAGAGCCACTGTCCCCAAAATAAAAAGCGTCGAGGAGAAGTAATTTATTTATATTACAAGTTGCTATAAACAAACTGGAAGATTACCTCCGTGCTATCTCTTCTCTTGCAAGAGCCTGTTTGAGGATGTACTCTTCTCTGAACACCTGGGTGGCTCGACTCAAGAGCTGCAAACACTCCTGTGGTGGCGGAGCTCCCTCTGCATCTGAAGCTCTGATTTAAAGAATGAGAATGTGTTAACTGTGTAGCCCGTAGAATTCAATGAACTAAATTCTGTATCCAGGTCATTCAATGCCTAGTCATACAACTGAATCGTAAACAAGATGTATTAGCATAGTAAAATCATGTATAATTCAGCCAAAACAGTGTACCAGGTGTACCACGCCAGTAGGATTACTAACTAGTGCAGGTAAGAAATCAATAAGTAGCACACCAGAAGCATTCAATGTCTCTGACAGTCAACAGGAACACTGTCCTCCGTACCAGATCCAACGTTCGACATCATGTTTGCAAATCACATTTAGAATGGCAGCACCAGGAGGTGGTGACAACATTCCTGATGGGGAACTAATAATTCAGCAACATGCCCCCTGCAGCTGGACTATGTGGTACTAATCTATATCAAATAATTCATAAATTACAAATTTCAATTTGTTTTTAACAAATCTTGCATTATAAAGTTAGTGTGGATGTTGTTGGATTGCCATATAAGCCCAATGAGTTCAACAATGTGGAAATAAATATGCTGTTTTTATCCTTTACACAGATAGGTTTATGCATCTCCAAAACAGAGGAATGAGATTGAATCCAAGCTGCCTTTTGAAGTGGGTTAGATTACCAATTCCTAAAGAGCACAAGAGTCAACAAATGCTACTCAGGCCAGTATGATTCAAGAACTAAAGTATTGAGTCCAAGTGCCCAATTTCAATACAGTATAACTTTCATCAAAATGCTCAACAAATTTGGATTTAATGGGAGAAAGGAATAATTGGGCGTTGCAATTTTGTGCTTCAAATTGAAAAGACCTCGGACACTTATGCTGACACTGATGAAGTGCcacagaaaaataaaatcaccAAGCAAGCCAACCATGCCATTTACACTTGACTGTTATATGTGGGAAGGTGGTTTAATGGACAAACAGATCAACCAACTTATTATTGACCTAAAACTAAACTTGCAAATATTATTTTCTTAAAATATTCAGTGCTACAATGTACCTCTACACATCAATTTATAAAGGAAGTGGAACAAAACATTTAAAGTCACTAAATTTcttcagatggaaggaatttaattcaGACAATGAATGCATTTTAACAGAAGCATGGGCACAGTTAAATATTAAAATGGCACCTCAGAAGGAGTGGATTTGTTGTATTGCGACGCAAAATGTTTGCAATGTGTTGTTCAAAGGAACTGCTTGTGAAATTTCGCAGTGGCGATACAATGGAGCTGGTGTCTGGGTTGGAACACAGTAGTGGCGGTGAAACTGGCCGTGTGGTGGTTCTGAAAATAATTGATAAGCATGTTACACAACAATCAAATCAGGAAGTATTCAGCAGCTGCAAGCATTCAGATGCACATCATGCACCAAAGATATCAAAAAAAGTTTTTTAACTCActgatattttctatttttcatctTCACTGCACCCACTTAGGAAAGGAAGTAAGTGTAAGTAACCATAATTATATTAGCTTCAAAACATTCATGGAAAAAGGCTGGACTGGGCCTTGAATTGTGGGAAGCCTAATTTCAATGGCATCAAACTGAAACTTTCAAACGTTGATTGGGGATAGGCTGTTTGCAGGTAAAGGGCATCTGACAAGTGAGTGGCTTTTGGCAATGAAATGAAAGAGTTCAGGGCCTGCATGTTTCTGCTAGAGGGTCCTGTCAGGCAAAAAGGAAATGCGAGCCTGACATAGAGAGCTGGGATTAAGCAAACACCATGAAGAGTAGAAGTGAtacattttggaaagttaaaccGGTCCAGGacatatacagttaatggcaaagcCACAGGGAATGATGTTGAAGAGTGGCCTTGGGGTACATGTACATTGTTTCTTGAAAATGGGAATAGGCAGACCAGATGGTGAGGAAGGTGTATGACTTGCATGAGTTTGCTTGTTGAGGCACTGAGCACAACAGTTGGGATATCACCTTTGTTGTAGAAACCATTGgttagactgcacttggagtaatGTAGTTGGAGTTTCCGTCGTTCTAGAAACACTACAGGAAAAATGCAATTAAGCAAGAAAGATGCAGAAATGATCACAATGGTGTTGCCAGGACAGGAGAGCTTGAGGtacaaggagagattgaataAACGGTTTGTTCTGGAGCAAAGGAGACTGGGGTAACACAATCTTCTTTGATGTATTGTACCCCAAGTTCTACAATTTATCAGGAGCCGATATTAAACCTCAGACATTCCCAGTCCAAGGTTGGTATCATTTTGAGTTTAACCATGCAATTCCAAAACTAATCACTGCTCTTCATTGCCTCAACTGGGAGTGGCAATTTCCATTCCTTGTCCTATGTACGAGTAGGTTACTGAAGAGGAAATTCACCCAATCCTGTTACAAGAGAAACTTGCAAACTAAAACGAATACTTACAGTAATTGTCTTATGATGCACTCGTATGAATCCGTAATGCAAATCATTGCTGCTCCTAGCGATAGGTCAGAAATTATCCAGAATCCTTTAATTGGTGCAGGCTGGCTGTATAAAtagtagaaacagaaaaatagtgaAACCAATGCCTTTAAcagtctgttcaagaaggaactgcagatgctggaaaatcaaaggtacacaaaaatgtgcaagaaactcagcgggtgcagcagcatttatggagcgaaggaaataggtaacgttttggcccgaaacgttacctatttccttcgctccatagatgctgctgcacccgcctttAACAGTCTAGTGTGGTATCTTTGGGTAGCTCAAGAAACTCCAGTGTAAACATGTGTCCAACCCCATATTCATTCTGTATATTTAATGTAATGTCAAATAAAGTAGAATAAAGCttaaaatagaaaataaagcAGTAACGGTCAAAAAATAGTATTGTTTCATGAAAAATTCAAAAGATTGACTTGTCAGTTCATTGTGCAAAtcccttaaatggcctccctctgTGAACCAGCAGCCTCGCGGTGAACTAGTTTAGTTCCCTGTATACATGTTATGTCTTTATTTATTTAGCCCCGTTTCATccgtattttccagttttgcttcttcgaggtaagaaaatactgcttaactgggtgtatttatggttcatttgtTCAAAACTACGACGATTTTGTTGCTTTTATTACTTTATGTTTCAGAGCGCATAATTGTTAGACCAGTGTCTGAAACTAACTGTTATGTTCTTGGTTTTAGTATGGCAAAGAGCAGAGAGACACAAAGCGGCCAGTGAAATTTCTACTGTAGGTAAAACCCAAGAAAGATAGCTTAAAACTATGCAAAAGTAACACAAACCCATTCACGTTTTATCCACGTTTTTAGTGGTAAGGAATAGAAAGCAGCAATACCTGAACGGCAGTGGTTTGGTACAGAGAATATGTTCCACTATGCATCTCTGCTCTGCTGCCAACTCCTGGAGGCAATGTTTATCTTGTTCTTCTATTGGAATAAAGGCAAAACTCGAAATATCTTCATCGAAATAGCAGTTGTACATATACATTAAAATATCAATTGCAGGAAAATTGTTACAGTAAAACTCTGTTAATTGGAACATTAGTAACCAGAGGGACATCTTTATGAACTAATTATTCTAATTAATACTCCAACGTAATTTAAAATCACTATTTAAAAATTTCCAGCAGGGCCTGCATGTTCAGAGGGATTGCGGGACTGCCACCATGTACAGAACAAAGATTTTTCAACAATTCAACAGCAAATTGTAAGAGTTATACTCTTTGTGCAAAATTATAATTGGTCCAATCAGCAAGCATATCTTGATAAAAATCATACCCTTTTTATCACCTGAAACACAAAGATAACAACCCAAATGAATTCTTCTAATTTCTAGCAAGTCAGGGTGTGGTATTTGGTACTTTTTGAACACTAACTACATCATTTGACCCAATTAAAGCCCATTATTTACCATGGTTTTTACGTCAATTATGATGGTCAAGAATGCAAAGCCCAATGGGGTCAAAGGAAAATTGGTAAACTGGATTAAAATTAAGCTCAGCAGGGGAAAAAGCCAATGGGAGCTTGGGGTGTGTGGTGAAAGCAGTAGGGTTTTATGGGATTCAATACTTGATCCTTTGCCTCTTTATCCACCAGAAAGCTGATGTAAAAGAAAACAGGGACCATGTaaccacaaagtgttggaataaatcagcaggtcaggcagtacctgtgaagggaatggataggctatGTTTCAAGTcacacctggaaaggctgctgggctacctggatggaggtgaggaggtGGTGGTGTAGGGAGAGGTATAACATCGCTTGCaaatgcaggggaaagtacctgaggagggggcAGGTGGGCGGAAATGGAGAAGTGAATCAAGTAGCTGGAGGGAGTGGTTgctgcagaaaggggtggggatgggagaaTTACACTGATGTGGGGTCTCTATCTAGCCAAGGTGAGCGAACAAGAAAAGCGAAGTAGCAGAAAATAAGGGTGCTCATTAAAATCCTGCTTCAGTAAATTTACTATGTTGCAACAATACATTCATCCTTCAGCAAAACTGGTGTATCAGAGGAGTCCAGTCTTACTCCCACAACACACAGAAAAttctagatttaaaaaaaataaaccgcCAAGAGAGAGCCACACTTGCAAGGCCACCTTTTGAAATGATGGACTTACCGGTGAGGAGAAATTGTTCCAGTTGGTTGACCCATGTTAGCCCAATGCTGTGTACACCAGCAATATGTGTGCAATGATAACGCGTCAGACACAATGGATCTGGAATGAGAATGTTATATGAATGAAAGGCAGCTAATCAGAGGTTACACTGAAAAAAAGTGTCACAAATCTAAGTCATGTACATATACTAGTACAAAGGGAAATAGAGTTTACCTTTGTGTAAAGTGATTGGACAGGAGAAGTCGGATTGTAGTTGCTCATCGTCATCTCCTGTGGCCAGCTTCAGGACCAATTCTAATTCTACGCATTCGAATACATAGAGTGAAGGAACAGGCTCGCACCTCAGGTCCCACGATTCATTACTCTTGAGGCAACATGAAGAAAATGACCCTTTATTTTCCAAAGTTTATAGTATTCTACCATTCACAAGATTCAATTAATTCTTCACAAAAAACAGTTCCTGGATCAGATCAGCCAACATACGATACAACATTTCAGAAATTGAAGTCAAAGTTGATAAATGTACATCAACTTTTCAACCTAGAATCGCCCACTCAGCCCACATGGTTATGTCTGAATGTTTGACGGGTCTCCTCTTGTCCCCATCTTACCCGATGCCCATACCCTTTAATTCCTTGCCTTATGGGCCTCTGATACCAATTAAATGCATCTATTCAACTGTACCCTGAGCAGGCTGTTTAATATTCTAACTAACTCAAAAAATTCCCTGAATTTCCAACAGTATTTATACACAATCATTTTACAAATTTGGTCACTCTCTCAACATTATAATAAATATGAAGAAAATAGTTTTATCTGCTAGACCCCATTCAGTCCAGCTTCAGCCTTGTTTTCTCAAATgattgtaacctggccattctcCTATCACCTTGGTTAatgcttttcatgcctttttcatCCTTATAATATGGAGAGAAAAACTGCACATATTTGGTCGGGTTAGGTTTAGTATAACTGCTATTTTATCAAATGATGCATTTGGAAATAAACCAGTCTTCTGGCTTGAAGATAAATCATCTTGATAACTTAGTTAGTAATTCTATTGTTTTGCTTTCATCTGTATCCCTGATTTTTTTGCTTTCGACCATAAGCAAGCTTCTCAAATTGGAAGGATATCGATTACCAAAATCCACCCCCATATAATCCTATTGAAATTATTTTGTCACTCAAGTAACCATTCTGCAAGTTAGCCTTTTTAATTATTCCTTTGGCCAGTTATCTTATCAAGTTCCACAGCTGCTCCTGCTGTTTGTTGTATCTTTCTTATCACAAGACTATTTCTGCCATAAGAAAGAATTGTGAGactagtagatagacacaaattgttggagtaactcagcagatcaggcagcatctcagcaggactggagagaaggaatgggtgttttgggtcaagacccttcttcagacgtgtgtCTCGTGTGACAAGTAGGTTGTTTTCAATTGGTAATGccctttaatctacaatttgagagggagaagggaaaatcagaagtgtcagtattacaattgAGCAAAGGCGATTATGGAGGCATCAGGGACGAGCTGgcaaaagttgactggaaagagaccctagcatggatgacagtggaacaacaatggcaggtatttctgggaatagtacagaaggtgcaggatcagttcattccaaagaggaagaaggattccaaggggagtaagaggtgaccatggctgacaagggaagtcaagggaaATGTAaagataaaagagaagtataacatagcaaagatgagcgggcagccagaggattgggaaacttttaaagaacaacagaagataactaaggcGGCAATACAGGCAGAAAAGATGAGGTagctagccaaaaatataaaagaggatagtaaaagctactttaggtatgtgaagagcaaaaattagttaagacaaatgtgcgtcccttgaagacagaaacaggtgaatttattatggggaacaaggaaatggcagacaagttaaacagatactttggatccgtcttcactaaagaagacacaaacaatctcccagatgtactagtggccagagacctagggtgacggaggaactgaagtaaATTCAtattaggcagaaaatggtgttgggtagtctgatgggattgaaggctgataaatccccagggcccgatggtgtgcatcccagggtacttaaggaggtggctctagaaattgtggacgctttggtgatcattttccaatgttctatagattcagaatcagttcctgtggattggagggtagctactgttatcccactttttaagaaaggaaggagagagaaactgggaattatagaccagttagccttacattggtgtccaaatttaaggaaggacattgctattgagggagtgcagcgtacgttcacgagtttaattcctgggatggagggactgtcatattttgaaagaatggaacgactgggcttgtatacactggaatttagaaggatgagaatggatcttatacaagattattaagggattgaacacgctagaggcaataaacatgtccctgatgttgggggagtccagaaccaggggccacagtttaagaataacgggtaggccatttagaacggagatgaggaaaaacatttttcatccagagatgcgaatttgtggaatgccTCAGAAgaccgtggaggccaattctctggatgctttcaagagagagttagatagagcttttaaagatagcattcaaggtatatggagagaaggcaggaacagggtactgattgtggatgatcagccatgatcacagtgaatggtggttctggctcaaagggccgaatggcgtactcctgcacctattgtctatcaatgAACTAGAAAACTGAAACTAATCATAAATCCTAACTGCATATATCCTGATCTTACCATCTGATACTCTTCTTCATCCCCCTCAAGAACCACACAGTGATACAGCATCCCAGATTGAGTAGCAATGACCAGAACGTTTGGAACACAGTGCAAGCAGAGTATCGCGCAGGCATCATATCCATAATTATCCTCAGCAGCTGGATGCATAGGCAACGGACCCAGCaacctcccaacaagtccagtacTGGAAGAGAATATTGGAATAAATGCGATATTAAGCTGAATTATAGGCATCTTCATTTTCTCCCGGGGGTGTAATACATACTTAAATTGAGAATTAAATTTGGGAATTTCATTAAAGGGCAACATACTTATCTTTGACACAGCATTTATTGTTGTGAGCTACGCAACATTATTCTTAAAAGATCACAAAGATTGATCTGAATGGAATGAAATTTGCACAATGGTTACCTGTTGTGAGTAAGGCTGCAGTATATTAAGTACGTCTCGCCATTTTCATAAAGGATATAGAGTGGATGGACCAAGACCTCTTTTGAACGATGCCTAGGAGCAGTCATCAAAGGACCAAAATCGAATGCAACTGCGATCTCACCCAATGATGCTGCATATGACCTGCTGTaaaacaattagaaaacaaaGCACAAGAGACAGTTAATAACCAACAAGCAGAAAATAGGAAGAGTATTCAGACATGAACGTCTTTATCAATGTGGAAATTCTAGTCTCGAAATAGTGTCAGATAACTGTGAGGGAATAGAATAACTATGACCAATTTAACAAAAAAGTGCTCAAAAGGCCAAATGAAAATTCAATGATGGTATCACAGCCTAGCAATTGAAATCACCAGAGATCAGAAACTTTTTCTAAATAGAAACTGGGACTACAGTCACGGGTCAGATGCTCATCTTTTGACTCGTG belongs to Leucoraja erinacea ecotype New England chromosome 28, Leri_hhj_1, whole genome shotgun sequence and includes:
- the nup88 gene encoding nucleoporin 88, whose protein sequence is MADVCERWWGELLKHPLLGELRKGDRRVNEPAKNLLFCLDSDIFFWDGTKSVFYTTNLKHLNTGMVPYQTLLCINPPLFEVNEVLLSPTRHHVLLIGNKGMMVLELPQRWGKRSEFEGGKSEINCLTVPIAERFFTSSTSLTPRHAAWYPSETEEPHVVVLTSDNSVRFYDLKQPQTPVQIFCLSQSEEESIVPSTSRSYAASLGEIAVAFDFGPLMTAPRHRSKEVLVHPLYILYENGETYLIYCSLTHNSTGLVGRLLGPLPMHPAAEDNYGYDACAILCLHCVPNVLVIATQSGMLYHCVVLEGDEEEYQMSNESWDLRCEPVPSLYVFECVELELVLKLATGDDDEQLQSDFSCPITLHKDPLCLTRYHCTHIAGVHSIGLTWVNQLEQFLLTEEQDKHCLQELAAEQRCIVEHILCTKPLPFSQPAPIKGFWIISDLSLGAAMICITDSYECIIRQLLTTTRPVSPPLLCSNPDTSSIVSPLRNFTSSSFEQHIANILRRNTTNPLLLRASDAEGAPPPQECLQLLSRATQVFREEYILKQALAREEIARRVKLLTSQKNKQKFDLEQCINERKLLQEMAEELAGKYEGVKYNQEIVMKRVKKVLHSFNSHLPVLSDSERDMKKELVVLNDQLGDLESTITQVQMKTEYQRKEIQPEESARKKSITLSVSQKKCIHSVLKEQSEHITEMVKKINDIRTHVNF